A section of the Carya illinoinensis cultivar Pawnee chromosome 12, C.illinoinensisPawnee_v1, whole genome shotgun sequence genome encodes:
- the LOC122290399 gene encoding uncharacterized protein LOC122290399 isoform X1, with protein MQSLSIKVSTDLNTRTSKEWLRGRGSSGLAELEASTRKRWLNCRYFARNCRIVACASQRNSGGSGGADQSSSSSPSSFLSQSQTYALLKQQMEVAAKSEDYKEAARIRDSLRLFEEEEPALRLRRLMKEAVADERFEDAAKYRDELKEIAPHSLLTCSSDATTFGIRVQVRSVYIEGRSQPLKGLFFFAYRIRITNNSDRPVQLLRRHWIITDGNGKVENFWGIGVIGEQPVILPRTGFEYSSACPLSTPNGRMEGDFEMKHIDRVGSETFNVAIAPFSLSILEDELMLYEK; from the exons ATGCAGTCGTTAAGCATTAAGGTTTCCACGGATTTGAATACGAGGACGAGCAAGGAATGGTTGCGGGGCCGAGGAAGCTCTGGACTAGCGGAACTCGAGGCCTCCACAAGGAAGCGATGGTTGAATTGCAGATATTTTGCTCGGAATTGTAGGATTGTAGCGTGTGCTTCTCAGAGGAATAGTGGTGGCAGTGGCGGAGCGGATCAGAGTTCCAGTTCGAGTCCGAGTTCGTTCTTGTCTCAGAGCCAAACGTACGCTCTCTTAAAGCAACAAATGGAGGTTGCCGCCAAATCTGAG GATTACAAAGAAGCTGCAAGGATACGTGATTCGTTGAGACTATTCGAGGAAGAAGAACCGGCTTTGCGTCTGCGTAGATTGATGAAGGAAGCAGTTGCTGATGAGAGGTTTGAG GATGCAGCCAAATATCGTGATGAGTTGAAGGAAATTGCACCACACTCTCTCCTAACATGTTCCAGTGATGCAACAACCTTT gGAATCAGGGTTCAAGTCCGAAGTGTTTACATAGAGGGCCGAAGTCAACCTTTGAAGGGGCTGTTCTTCTTTGCATATAGAATAAGAATTACTAATAATTCAGATCGCCCGGTTCAACTTCTCCGAAGACATTGGATAATTACTGATGGCAATGGAAAAGTTGAGAATTTCTG GGGAATTGGAGTTATTGGTGAACAGCCTGTTATACTTCCAAGGACAGGTTTTGAATACTCATCCGCATGCCCCTTAAGCACTCCCAATGGCAGAATG GAAGGTGATTTTGAGATGAAACACATCGACAGGGTAGGCTCGGAGACATTTAATGTGGCTATTGCtccattttctctttcaatattaGAAGACGAATTGATGCTTTATGAGAAATGA
- the LOC122290399 gene encoding uncharacterized protein LOC122290399 isoform X2 produces the protein MQSLSIKVSTDLNTRTSKEWLRGRGSSGLAELEASTRKRWLNCRYFARNCRIVACASQRNSGGSGGADQSSSSSPSSFLSQSQTYALLKQQMEVAAKSEDYKEAARIRDSLRLFEEEEPALRLRRLMKEAVADERFEDAAKYRDELKEIAPHSLLTCSSDATTFGIRVQVRSVYIEGRSQPLKGLFFFAYRIRITNNSDRPVQLLRRHWIITDGNGKVENFWGIGVIGEQPVILPRTGFEYSSACPLSTPNGRMGEMLSAP, from the exons ATGCAGTCGTTAAGCATTAAGGTTTCCACGGATTTGAATACGAGGACGAGCAAGGAATGGTTGCGGGGCCGAGGAAGCTCTGGACTAGCGGAACTCGAGGCCTCCACAAGGAAGCGATGGTTGAATTGCAGATATTTTGCTCGGAATTGTAGGATTGTAGCGTGTGCTTCTCAGAGGAATAGTGGTGGCAGTGGCGGAGCGGATCAGAGTTCCAGTTCGAGTCCGAGTTCGTTCTTGTCTCAGAGCCAAACGTACGCTCTCTTAAAGCAACAAATGGAGGTTGCCGCCAAATCTGAG GATTACAAAGAAGCTGCAAGGATACGTGATTCGTTGAGACTATTCGAGGAAGAAGAACCGGCTTTGCGTCTGCGTAGATTGATGAAGGAAGCAGTTGCTGATGAGAGGTTTGAG GATGCAGCCAAATATCGTGATGAGTTGAAGGAAATTGCACCACACTCTCTCCTAACATGTTCCAGTGATGCAACAACCTTT gGAATCAGGGTTCAAGTCCGAAGTGTTTACATAGAGGGCCGAAGTCAACCTTTGAAGGGGCTGTTCTTCTTTGCATATAGAATAAGAATTACTAATAATTCAGATCGCCCGGTTCAACTTCTCCGAAGACATTGGATAATTACTGATGGCAATGGAAAAGTTGAGAATTTCTG GGGAATTGGAGTTATTGGTGAACAGCCTGTTATACTTCCAAGGACAGGTTTTGAATACTCATCCGCATGCCCCTTAAGCACTCCCAATGGCAGAATG GGAGAAATGTTGTCAGCTCCTTGA